The genomic interval AAGGTTTAATACGAATTTACATAAAATTACGAAAATATCATAAATAAGGCTTGAAATCGATGATCACATGGATGCAGAGACATAAAAAATATCTCATAATAACTATTTGGATTTCCACAATCGCTTTTGTCGGTGCCGGCTTTGTCGGATGGGGTCAATACAGCTACGGAGACAAAGCCGGAGCAGTTGCCAAAGTTGGCAGTGTCGAGATAACAATGGGCGAACTTCAAAAAAGTTATTCAAATCTTTACAATCAATACTCACAGATGTTTCAGGGAGAATTTGATGAGGAGAAAGCAAAAAGTTTCGGTCTTAAATCACAAGCTCTTCAGTTTTTAACACAGCAGGCACTCGTGCTCAATCTGGCTAAGTCTTATGATCTTCAGATAAGCGACGCAGAGCTGCTAGATGAGATCAAAAAGCAGGATTTTTTCCATAAAGATGGTGTTTTCGACAAAGAGATATACAAGCAGGTTCTATCAAGAAACAACCTAAGCATCAAAGAGTATGAAGCTGACGTAAGAAAAGAGCTTCTCATCAAAAAAGCACTTAGCCTTCTGCCTGCCGTGGCACAAGAGAGTGAGTATGAAATCTTAAATACTGCCATGAACATCGCAGATAAGATAGAGTATAAACTATTAGATGCAAGCCAAATAAACATTGACACTTCAGATGTAGCAATAAAGCCTTTTTGGGAGATGATGAAGAGCAGTTTTATGAGCGAAGTAAGCTATGATGTAAAGTTCATCAAACAGCCAAAACTATCACTTGAGTTTGACGATGCAACTATCATTCAATACTATGATGAGAACAAACTAAACTTTAAAGACAGCGAAGGCAAAATACTCCCGCTGGAAGATGCAAAAAGCATGGTTGTTAGCGAGCTAAATGCTAAAGAGACTAAAAAAGAGGCTCTAAGAGGATATATTGCATACAAAAAGGGAGAAGCTAAAGATTTAGAGGTAAAAGATGCGACTATCTCAATATCAAACAACCCTTTTAGCAAAGACGCTATTGACGTAGTATCAAACCTGACTCCTCTATCTCCTTTCTCTAAGCCTGTAATGGTCGGAGAGGATTACTTTACGTTCGAGCTTTTAAAAGTCAACCAGTCACAGCCAAAAAGCTATGAAGAGGCTAAAAGCGAAGCGATAGCTATGTATGTTGAGCAAGAGAGAAAAAGAAGGGTCTCAGAGCTTGCAAAAAACTCTTTTGCTACATTTAAAGGCAAAACGACCGATTTTATAACGGTTAATGATTATAACAAGCTAACGGATCTAAGTGAGAGTGACGCTAACGAGTTCTTGAACACTCTTATTACAAAAAATACGAAAAGAGGCTATATTACTTTGGATAGCGGAAACATTGTTATGTATAACATCTTGGAACAAAAACTGCTTGAAAACGATAACAGCAATCAAGGTGATGTTATTGCCAGATTGAAAAGTGCTATGTTTAACGAAGGGTTGATAAAAAACCTGCAAAACAAGTACAAAACCGAGATTTTTATCGAAGGACTCTAAGTTGAGCAGAACTGTTTTAGCCATAGATATTGGTTCGACAAAGATATGTGCAATTATCGCAGAGATAGCTGACGATAACTCCATAGCTATAACAGGAGCGGGAACTTGCAAAGCGCAAGGTCTCAAAAAAGGAAGCATAACAAACATAGAGCTTGCTTCAAGATCTATAAAAACAGCGCTAAATGACGCAAAAAGAGTCTCAGGCAGCGAAGTAAACACTGCAATAGTCTCTATTTCAGGCGCTTACACAAAGAGCCTAAACTCCAGCGGTATCGTAAACATTCAAAACAAAGAGGTCAGTTTTAAAGAGATAGAGCGTGTAATGCAGACATCTCTTTACAATGCCAATATTCCAAACGAGTATGAAGTACTTCATGCACTTCCATATAACTTCAAAGCAGATGACCAAGACTACATAGAAGATCCGCTTGGGATGAATGCTTCAAGACTTGAGGTCGAGACACATATCATCACAACACAAAAATCAAACCTTAATAACTTAAGAAAAGCTGTCCGTGGTGCGGGTGTCGAAGTTGAGAACATTGTACTAACAGGTTACGCATCTTCAATAGCTACACTTAATGATGATGAAAAAGAGCTTGGTGTTGCAGTTATTGATATGGGCGGAAATACAAGCAATATAACCATCCATTCAGGCAACTCCATAAGATACAACGACTTTTTGGGCGTAGGCTCAAACCACGTAACAAGTGATCTTTCAATGGCACTTCACACTCCTCTAAATATTGCCGAGAGCGTAAAATTAAACTACGGCTCACTTCTAAATCCTAGCAGCGACCTAATAGAGCTCCCGATAATAGGCGATGAGAACACTACACACGAAGTCTCTTTAGAAGTCGTACACAATGTTATCTATGCAAGAGTTGAAGAGACTTTGATGATACTAGCTCAGTTTATAGAAAACAGCGGATTAAAAGATAAAATTGGTGCAGGAATAGTTCTTACAGGCGGATTTTCCCAAATGGAAGGGATGAGAGAGCTTGCCGTTGCAACGTTTGGTTCAGTGCCCGTACGTCTTGCAAAACCAAAAGAGATGGACGGTCTTTTTGACAACCTTCGCTCAGCAGAGTACTCAAGTGCCGTAGGTCTTGTTATGTACTCGGCATCCGCATACACTCAGTATGAGATAGATGTAAATAAAAGAGTTAGACACTCAAATGAGGTTCATACGGGTCATGCAAGTATAAACCTTACCCAAGAGCCTGATGTCTCTACACCTCACCTCCAAGAGCAAGGGAGTGAGAAAAAAGAGGGGATGGTCTCTATATCCATGAAGAAGAGTAAAAAAGAGGATGAGGCCGGAGCCTTCAATAAATTTTGGAACTGGGCAACACAGTTATTTTAAGGAGAGAGTATGGAACCGTTTTTAATTGAAGAAGCACGTGGCATAAATGGAGCAAGGATTGTAGCTGTCGGTGTCGGCGGCGGTGGCGGAAATATGATCGGTCATATGATCAAAGAGGGTGTTACAGGCATCGAGATGATCATGATAAACACCGATGCTCAAGCACTAAAAGAGACTGTCGGTGCATCTACGATCCAGATCGGTGTAAAACTTACAAAAGGTCTTGGCGCAGGAATGAAGCCTGAGATCGGCAAAGAGTCTGCATTAGAGAACTACGATGAGATAAAAAAGGCTCTTGAGGGAGCAGATATAGTATTTATCTCTGCAGGTCTTGGCGGAGGAACTGGAACGGGAGCGGCACCTGTTATTGCAAAGATCGCTAAAGAGGTTGA from Sulfurimonas crateris carries:
- a CDS encoding peptidylprolyl isomerase, with product MITWMQRHKKYLIITIWISTIAFVGAGFVGWGQYSYGDKAGAVAKVGSVEITMGELQKSYSNLYNQYSQMFQGEFDEEKAKSFGLKSQALQFLTQQALVLNLAKSYDLQISDAELLDEIKKQDFFHKDGVFDKEIYKQVLSRNNLSIKEYEADVRKELLIKKALSLLPAVAQESEYEILNTAMNIADKIEYKLLDASQINIDTSDVAIKPFWEMMKSSFMSEVSYDVKFIKQPKLSLEFDDATIIQYYDENKLNFKDSEGKILPLEDAKSMVVSELNAKETKKEALRGYIAYKKGEAKDLEVKDATISISNNPFSKDAIDVVSNLTPLSPFSKPVMVGEDYFTFELLKVNQSQPKSYEEAKSEAIAMYVEQERKRRVSELAKNSFATFKGKTTDFITVNDYNKLTDLSESDANEFLNTLITKNTKRGYITLDSGNIVMYNILEQKLLENDNSNQGDVIARLKSAMFNEGLIKNLQNKYKTEIFIEGL
- the ftsA gene encoding cell division protein FtsA produces the protein MSRTVLAIDIGSTKICAIIAEIADDNSIAITGAGTCKAQGLKKGSITNIELASRSIKTALNDAKRVSGSEVNTAIVSISGAYTKSLNSSGIVNIQNKEVSFKEIERVMQTSLYNANIPNEYEVLHALPYNFKADDQDYIEDPLGMNASRLEVETHIITTQKSNLNNLRKAVRGAGVEVENIVLTGYASSIATLNDDEKELGVAVIDMGGNTSNITIHSGNSIRYNDFLGVGSNHVTSDLSMALHTPLNIAESVKLNYGSLLNPSSDLIELPIIGDENTTHEVSLEVVHNVIYARVEETLMILAQFIENSGLKDKIGAGIVLTGGFSQMEGMRELAVATFGSVPVRLAKPKEMDGLFDNLRSAEYSSAVGLVMYSASAYTQYEIDVNKRVRHSNEVHTGHASINLTQEPDVSTPHLQEQGSEKKEGMVSISMKKSKKEDEAGAFNKFWNWATQLF